A single genomic interval of Lacrimispora sphenoides JCM 1415 harbors:
- a CDS encoding V-type ATP synthase subunit B: MAIEYLGLSAINGPLVVLEGVQNAAFDEIVEMTVEKKTKKLGRIIEVYEDKAIIQVFEGTDGLALRNVHTRLTGHPMELAVSEDMLGRTFNGIGEPIDGLGDINSDIWLDINGKPLNPVTREYPRDYIRTGISAIDGLMTLIRGQKLPIFSGNGLPHDELAAQIVQQASLGDDALSSEKFAVVFAAMGVKYDVADFFRRTFEESGVSDHVAMFINLANDPVVERLITPKVALTLAEYLAFEKGMHILVILTDMTAYAEALREVSSSKGEIPSRKGYPGYLYSELASLYERAGIVKGRHGSVTQIPILTMPNDDITHPIPDLTGYITEGQIVLDRSLYGQSVYPPINVLPSLSRLMKDGIGEGFTRADHQGLANQLFSCYAKVGDARALASVIGEDELSPIDKMYLVFGKEFEGRFVGQGNHANRNIIETLSIGWELLGLLPRAELDRIDTKVLDQYYKPATLDGSEE, from the coding sequence ATGGCAATCGAATATTTAGGACTTAGTGCAATCAACGGTCCATTAGTTGTTTTAGAAGGCGTCCAGAATGCTGCTTTCGACGAAATCGTGGAAATGACCGTAGAAAAAAAGACAAAGAAGCTGGGACGTATCATTGAGGTTTACGAGGATAAGGCGATCATCCAGGTGTTTGAAGGAACCGATGGGCTTGCCTTAAGAAATGTTCACACCCGCCTCACCGGACACCCTATGGAGCTTGCGGTGTCCGAAGACATGCTGGGACGTACCTTTAATGGCATCGGAGAGCCTATTGACGGGCTTGGAGACATCAACTCCGATATCTGGCTGGACATTAACGGAAAACCCTTAAATCCTGTTACCAGAGAATACCCAAGAGATTATATCCGTACCGGAATCTCAGCCATCGACGGGCTGATGACTCTGATCCGGGGCCAAAAGCTCCCCATCTTCTCCGGAAACGGCCTTCCTCATGACGAACTGGCAGCCCAGATCGTACAGCAGGCCTCCCTGGGAGACGACGCCCTTTCCAGCGAAAAATTTGCTGTGGTATTTGCTGCCATGGGTGTAAAATACGATGTGGCCGACTTCTTCCGCCGTACCTTTGAGGAAAGCGGCGTTTCCGACCACGTGGCCATGTTCATCAACCTGGCAAACGACCCTGTGGTGGAACGTCTGATCACACCAAAGGTGGCGCTTACACTGGCGGAATACCTGGCTTTTGAAAAGGGAATGCACATACTGGTTATTTTGACCGATATGACAGCCTATGCGGAGGCTCTCCGTGAGGTTTCCTCCTCAAAGGGGGAGATTCCTTCCAGAAAAGGCTATCCCGGATATTTATACAGCGAGCTGGCCTCCCTTTATGAGCGGGCCGGCATCGTAAAGGGGCGGCATGGCTCCGTGACCCAGATTCCCATACTGACCATGCCAAACGATGACATCACCCACCCCATCCCTGACCTTACGGGATATATTACAGAAGGGCAGATCGTTCTGGACCGCAGTTTGTACGGCCAGTCCGTTTATCCTCCTATTAACGTGCTTCCTTCCTTAAGCCGTCTGATGAAGGACGGAATTGGTGAAGGCTTTACAAGAGCTGACCATCAGGGCCTGGCAAACCAGCTATTCTCCTGTTATGCCAAGGTAGGAGATGCCAGAGCTCTGGCATCGGTCATCGGAGAAGATGAACTATCCCCTATTGATAAAATGTATCTGGTATTCGGCAAGGAATTTGAAGGCCGGTTTGTTGGGCAGGGAAATCATGCCAACCGGAATATCATCGAAACCCTGAGCATCGGCTGGGAGCTTTTAGGGCTTCTTCCAAGAGCCGAGCTGGACCGTATCGACACCAAGGTATTAGACCAGTATTACAAGCCTGCCACCCTTGACGGATCGGAAGAATAG
- a CDS encoding V-type ATP synthase subunit D, producing the protein MNPNTFPTKGNLILAKSSLALARQGYELMDKKRNILIKELMSLIDEAKGIQSEIDVTFTSAYKALQKANIELGINYVQDIAMAVPVDSSVRIKTRSIMGTEIPLVEHDEMPLNLTYAYYNTRESLDEARCQFEKVKKLTVKLSMVENSAYRLANSIKRTQKRANALKNITIPRYETLTRNITNSLEEKDREEFTRLKVIKRNKTGI; encoded by the coding sequence ATGAATCCCAATACATTTCCCACCAAGGGGAATTTAATCCTTGCGAAAAGCTCCCTGGCTTTAGCCAGACAGGGCTATGAACTGATGGATAAAAAACGGAACATCCTCATCAAGGAATTGATGAGCCTGATCGATGAAGCAAAAGGCATTCAGTCGGAAATCGATGTCACCTTCACTTCCGCTTACAAGGCCCTGCAAAAGGCCAACATAGAGCTGGGAATCAACTATGTGCAGGATATAGCCATGGCGGTTCCTGTGGACAGTTCAGTACGAATTAAGACCAGGAGTATCATGGGAACGGAAATCCCTCTGGTAGAGCATGATGAAATGCCTTTAAACCTGACTTATGCCTATTACAACACCAGAGAATCTCTGGACGAAGCCCGTTGCCAGTTTGAGAAGGTGAAGAAGCTGACGGTAAAGCTTTCTATGGTAGAGAATTCGGCCTACCGTCTGGCAAACAGCATCAAAAGGACCCAGAAACGGGCCAACGCCTTAAAGAATATCACGATTCCCAGGTATGAGACACTGACCAGGAATATTACCAATTCCCTGGAAGAAAAGGACAGGGAAGAGTTTACCAGGCTTAAGGTGATTAAGAGGAATAAGACTGGAATTTAG
- a CDS encoding RNA polymerase sigma factor translates to MMEEKKALVESMINGSEAAFDELYRSYSGKLYRMAYFITGNQSDSEDILQEAFVKCFLHKSKLKQAERFEPWLYQILVRTAWRLERKKKGRAEISYEGILENEEEKKSTEYIREDKKADGPLESVLEAETAKEIQAAIIHLDIKYRTVVLLYYYNELSTREIAHITGTMEGTVKSRLHKARKLLKDLLKADGTEKTEMERGICHG, encoded by the coding sequence ATGATGGAAGAAAAAAAGGCTTTGGTGGAAAGCATGATAAATGGCAGCGAAGCAGCATTTGACGAACTATACCGTTCCTATTCCGGAAAGCTATACCGTATGGCGTATTTTATTACCGGCAACCAAAGCGACAGTGAGGACATTTTACAGGAGGCCTTTGTTAAATGCTTTCTTCATAAGTCAAAACTAAAACAAGCAGAACGTTTTGAGCCGTGGCTGTATCAGATTCTGGTCAGAACAGCCTGGCGGCTGGAACGAAAGAAAAAAGGAAGAGCTGAGATCTCCTATGAAGGTATTTTAGAAAACGAGGAGGAGAAAAAGAGTACGGAGTACATCCGGGAAGACAAGAAAGCAGATGGACCATTGGAATCCGTTTTAGAGGCAGAGACAGCAAAAGAAATTCAGGCAGCAATCATCCATCTGGATATTAAATACCGTACTGTGGTTCTTCTGTACTATTATAATGAATTGAGCACCAGAGAGATTGCCCACATTACAGGAACCATGGAAGGGACGGTAAAATCCCGTCTGCATAAAGCACGAAAACTGCTGAAGGATTTATTGAAAGCTGACGGCACTGAAAAAACAGAAATGGAAAGGGGCATTTGCCATGGATAA